The following nucleotide sequence is from Borrelia sp. A-FGy1.
TTATGTTTTTTAAAAAAATTATATAGTTATGGATTATGCTTTAAAATTTTTATAAAAGGTTAGTTTATAAGGAGGTTAAATATTAAAAGAGATATTAGGAAGGGTTTGATTGTTTCTTGTCAGGCTCTTGAAGATGAGCCATTGCATAGTAGTTTTATTATGTCTAAGATGGCCTTAGCAGCAAAGATGGGTGGTGCAGTTGGAATTAGAGCAAATGGAGTGGGAGATATTAATAAAATAAAAACCGAGGTTGATTTACCGATAATAGGAATTATTAAAAGAGTTTATGATCATTCTCCTGTTTTTATTACGCCTACTATTAGAGAAGTTGACGAACTATGTAAGGAAGGAGTTGATGTCATCGCGCTTGATGCTACCCTAAGAAAACGTCCCGATGGACTTTTGTTATCTGAATTTTTTAATAAAATTAGAGCTAAATATCCAAATCAACCCTTAATGGCAGATATTGGTTCTTTGGAAGAAGCTATTAATGCGGATAAACTTGGGTTTGATTTTGTTGGTACTACTTTGTATGGATATACAAAAGATACTGATGGGTTAAATATTGCTGATGATGATTTTTACTTTTTAAAGGAATTACTTAAATATAACTTTAAGTCAAAATTAGTGGTTGAGGGTAAAATTGATACGCCTCTTAAGGCTAAGAGAATATTTGAGTTGGGAGTTTCTTTTGTTGTTGTAGGAAGTGCTATTACAAGGCCTATGGAAATTACAAAAAGTTTTATTAAGAAGATAAAT
It contains:
- a CDS encoding N-acetylmannosamine-6-phosphate 2-epimerase, which translates into the protein MKRDIRKGLIVSCQALEDEPLHSSFIMSKMALAAKMGGAVGIRANGVGDINKIKTEVDLPIIGIIKRVYDHSPVFITPTIREVDELCKEGVDVIALDATLRKRPDGLLLSEFFNKIRAKYPNQPLMADIGSLEEAINADKLGFDFVGTTLYGYTKDTDGLNIADDDFYFLKELLKYNFKSKLVVEGKIDTPLKAKRIFELGVSFVVVGSAITRPMEITKSFIKKINEVRKI